The sequence GCGCCGAATTCGACCCAACCGTGACCGAAAGAACTTTCCGGATCGCCATGTCTTCCTATGCGGCGGAAGTGTTGATGGCAGGGCTGGTGGAAAAGATTGCCAACTCCTATCCCGGCATTTCCTGCATCATGGAGGAAATCAGCTCCGAAACCCTGTCCAGGGTGGAGACCGGGAACATTGACTGCGCGATTACCTTCCAGCAGACCAAGCTGATCAATCCCAGTTCGTCCATCGAGGAATTCAGTTACACCCATGCCTTTTCTGATGAGTGGGTCCTGATCGCCGCTATCGATAACGACCAGGTAACGGAACAGCTGACCTACGAGGAATTCTGCAGCCTGCCCTATATCGAAACCCGGCTGGCCCGGATCCTCTCAAGTTTTGTGGAAAGCACCCTGGACCATCAGAGCCTTCGGCCCAGGCCGACCCTGAGTGTGCCCAGCTTCGAACTGGCCATCACCTGCGTCATGAACTCCGACTGTGTTGCTGTGGTTCCGGCGCTGCTGATTAACGACCATCTGCGCAAGTATGTGAAGACGATTAAACCGCCGTTTGACATCCCGGCGATTGGGGAGTTTCTGGTTTGGCATTCCCGTAGTGATGCGGATCCGGGACATACCTGGTTCCGCGAACTGGTCGTTGAAGTGGCCCGGGAATCCCAGAAAAAGGCGAAGCCCCGCTATTGCTGAGTATCACCTCTGGCCGTTCGGCTCGAGGGGCAGGGCTTTCATATATTTTCCGTCACCGAAAAGCAGCGGGCTGCGGTCGCTGCTGATGATATGCTCGACCTGGCCAATGAAAATGGCATGGTCGCCGCCTTCGTGGGTGGCAACCTTGCGGCATTCCAGTACTGCGCAGCAGCCGTCGATAACCGGGACGCCGCCCAGGCCCCGGGAGGTGGCGATACTATTGAACTTGTCCTCGCCGGGGCGGGCAAAGCGCTGCGAGACGTCGACCTGGTCTTCAGCAAGAATATTGATGACAAAGCGGTCCGCCTCGCAATAGACCGGATGGCTTTGGGAGGTCAGCGCCTGGTTCCACAGGACCAGCGGCGGTTCCAGCGAGACCGAGGTAAAGCTATTGGCAGTCACGCCGCAGGCCGTGCCATCCCGTGCAACGCTGGTTACAACCGTCACGCCGGTGTAGAAGCGCCCAAGGACATTTCTGAGTTCCCGGCCGTCAAAATCTTTGGTTGTTGTCATTTTATACTCCAGCTCTACAGGTTATTTCTTTGCGTTATGAGCCGGGCCTTCGTGCATGAAAGCGGCAACCACGGACGCATTGATTTTACAATCGAGGAAAATCGGCCCGTCAGGATTCTCCAGCATGGGGGCCAGAGCCCTGAGTTCGTCGAGTGTGCGCACGGTCGCCGTTTCAAATCCGAACGATTCCGCCACCGGGGCGAAGTCGATATCCGGGAATTGTGACAACTGGACCGGCATGCCCTGGCCCTGCAGGAAATGCAACTCGGCGCCATAGGCACAGTCGTTCATCAGAATGATAACGAGGGGGATATATTCGCGGGCGACCGTTTCCAGTTCACCCATGTTCATCAGGAAGCTGCCGTCGCCCATCAGCAGAACGGTGGTCCGCTCCGGAGTGCCGGCGGCAAATCCCATGGCGGTGCCGAAGCCCATGCCGATGGAGGCGGTGTCGCCGGTATGTTTGAAATGGGACGGGCCGGGGCAGGAAAGATAGGGGACGGTTCCCAGCATATTGCCGGAATCCCAGACCAGGTTGCGATCCTCCGGCAACAGCTTGTCAAGCTCGAGGGCGAGGGAGCGGCCGTCCATGGTGCGCGGCGTGCTCATTTCCTCGTAGTCGTCTTTCATGTCGAAGTCGGCAAGCCAGCGGGCATTTTCCTCGCACCGCATTTCCATTTCTGATTTGTCACGTGAAGGAATGGTATTAATTAACTGTTCTGAAACGAGTTTTGCATCGCCAACCAGGCCGATATCTGCGTCGAACCAGCGCCCGATACTGGGGCGGGACCGGTCAATATGGATGACCGGCAGGCCCTCCGGAATGGCGGTGGCGAAGCTGGTTGTCTGCTGGTTGAGGCTGGCGCCGATGGCGATGACGCAGTCGGCCTGCTCGATCAGGCGACGGCCGCCGACGTTGGAGAAGGACCCGAGGATGCCGCAGTTAAAGGGATGGCCGCGGAACATGTCTTTGGCCTTCATGGTCGTGACCAGGGCGGCGCCGATATGGTCGGCGAGGCGGATAATCTCCTCCCGCGCGCCGGCGGCATAGGCGCCGATGCCGGCGATGATCAGCGGCTTGCGGCTTTTTTCAATCAGCGAAACGGCCACTTTAAGGGCGCTGTCGCGGGCCGGCTGGGGTGTATAGGGAACCGGCTCAATGGTTCCCGGTGCCGTGGCGACCGGATCTACCTGGGCCTGCTGTACGTTGGAAGGCAACAGATAGGCAACGGCGCCGCTGTGCGCGGCGGCGGCGGCCTGTACGAAGGTGCGGCGCGCGGTGGTGGCATCATTGGCCCGGAAGGTTTTGATCCCGGCCGCATGGAGCAGGGCCATGGTGTCCAGGCTCTTGCGGTCCGGCCCCACGGAATTGGGCGCTTTATCCACATTGGGGGCATCGCCATAGATCATCAGAACCGGTGAACCGGTACGGTTGGCATAGTTGGCGCCGTTCATGCTGTTGGTGGTGCCGGGGCCGCGCCCGATGATGACAATGGCCAGGCGTCCTGTCGCTGCCGCATAGCCTTCCGCCATGGAGATTGCATTGTTTTCGTGGCGGGCGCCATAGAAACGTACGCCGACGGAATCGATCATGGCAATAAGTTGGGCAGTATCGTCACTCATCAGTCCGAAGACGCATTCGACACCAAGCTCTTTGATATCTGTAGCAAGAGCCTCATAGACCGCCACCCTGTTATCCTGCATTGCTTTTTTACCTTCCTTATATGCAACAAGACCGCCTGACAGCAGCGCTTCAAAGCGCCTCTGCAGTCGGGCAGTCGGTCTGGTATCAGACGTATGAATACTACCGAAAGTAAAGGAAGGGACGAAGTCTTGTAAAATCGATCTTAATTATTTGTCTCATCAAACAGAGTTATGTTGCACAGCATTCTGGTCAGCTCGCCTCTCAGCCCTGGCCTTTCGACAAATAACCCCTGGTAAATCTGCATAAGCCGCCCTGATGGGTCCGATAATTAAGATCGATTTTACAAGGCTTCCGGCCATCCGATACCCTGAATGGGAAAATGAAGAGAGGAATGTCGGATCGACCGGCCTGAAAACAGGTTGCGCTGAACACAATATTATGTGAACCGGGTCCGGTCGTGTAGCAGAGGAGAACAAATAAAATGGCACTCAAAATTGTTGGGATTCATCACCACGGTGTGCGGGTGGGTGATAATGGCGAGTCCCTGGATGACGTTTTTGATTTCTATACCAACGTCCTGGGAATGAACCATGACAAGAGTCGCCCCAATATTATCCCGGGCTGGTGGATGAACACGGGTGGTTCCGGGCAAATCCATCTTATGGGAGGGGAACTGCCGTCGCCCGTAGCCAAGGGGCCCGGACAGGATCCGGCAACGCCTCATGTGGCGCTGGCCGTGGAAAATGTCATCGAAGCCAGAGAGGAACTGGACCGGATGGGGGTTGAGTATTACACCGCAAATGCAGGGGAACTGCAGCAGGTGTTCGTCCACGACCCCTGCGGCAATATGATTGAGCTACACCAGTTCGATAAATGCAGATGTACTTCAGCTAATCGGGGAGAGAGCGAATGAGTTCACGTTCCTTTGCTGATGTAAGCTACGACGAAGCCGTAAAACGCGCTGCCGATATGGTGCCCGCCCTGCGCGAACGCGCGCCGCGTGCTGAGCAAGAGCGCATCGTTCTGCCGGAAACCATGGCGGAACTGCATGAGTCCGGTGTGCTTCGTGCCCTGCAGCCCAAGCGCTACGGCGGGATGGAGCTGGATTTCGTCTCCGTATTCGATATCTGCTACGAACTTGGTCGCGGTTGTGCATCCACGGCCTGGACGGCATCCAACCTGTTGATCCACCACTGGATGCTGGCACTCTGGGACGATAAAGCGCAGCAGGAAGTCTGGGGCCAGGATCCGGACGCGGGTATCGCTTCCGGTGTGATCCCGGCCCAGGGGCAGGCGACCCCGGTTGACGGTGGTTACCAGGTCAGCGGCCGCTGGAATTTCTCGAGCGGGGTGCATGTCTCCACCTGGAACATGCTGGCGGCAACGGTGCGCGACGGCGACAAGGTGCTGGACTATATCCTGATCGTGATCCCCGAGTCACAGTATGAGGTTATTGATGACTGGCAGGTGCTGGGCATGCGCTCCACCGGCAGTATGACAGTGGAGGCGAAGGATATCTTTGTGCCTGAGCATATGGTCATCAGCATGAACGCCTTGGTCGGCGGAGACAATTTCCCCGGTGTGGCTTCAAACCCGGGCCCGTGTTACAAGGTGGCGCTTTCCATGCTGTCCGGCCATGTGATTTCTTCTGCAGTGGTTGGCAATGCGCAGGCGGCGCTGGAGCTGACCACCGAGTCCATCAAGCAGCGCAGTGCTGTAACCTCAGGTGCCAAATTGCGTGATATTCAGGCGATCCAGATGCGTATCGGGGCCGCCGGCGCGAGAATCGATGCCGCAAGGCAGCTTATTCGCGGTGATATGATTGAGGGCCAGGAGCTGGCTAACCGGGGTGAAGTGCCGGACCAGGAGCGGAAGCTGCGTTCCAAGCGGAATGTCTCCTATGGCGTTCAGCTCTGTACCGAGGCCGTGGACATGCTGCATACCCTTGCCGGCGCCAACGGCATTTATGACAACTATCCCATCCAGCGGATTTTCCGCGACGCTCATGCGGGCGGCAGTCACATTCTGTTCGCCGGTGACATGAATTATTCCATCTGGGGTCTTTGTGCTCTTGGTGGCGAGATTACAAACCCGCTGCTTTAGCGGTTTGAGGCAACGAATTGCTGCTGTCAGAGACATGACGGCAGGGAGTCGTTGGACAAGTCTTTGTACGTCGTCCGTAACCAGGTGCAGGTAATCGGTGAGAACATCCCAGCTCATTCGGTAATCTGCGCCTGGGCCCGGACAATGGCATGCGGCGGTACAGGCCGGTCAGCAACGCCGGCACCGACGCATAACTGTTCCGTATATGTCCGATAAGTAAGAACGATTTTACAAGTCTTTTTATCTTCCCCTAGTCTATTCAAAATATAGAAGGAGGCTGCCAGGCATGGGATTGGCGGCGTTTGTTGTGTGATCAGGGTTCAGAGCAACTTTGAAACAAGGGAGATCTACCGTGCCGATTACCGGGATAGCAGAAATTATTTACGGCGTTGAGGATTTTGACACCTGCGTTGAGTTTTTCGAGGACTACGGGCTCAGCAGGCTGGAGAGCGGCAGCGATCATGCGCTGTTCAGCGTGATCAGCGGCCAGCAGATCCGGGTCTACCCGCTGGGCGATGACCGGGTGCCGAAAAGCGAGCTGATGGGGCCGGGGGTCCAGGAATGTATCTGGGCGGTGCCGCGCCAGCAGGACCTGGACGGCCTGGTGGCCGACCTGTCCCGGGACCACGAGGTGACCATCGACGAGACCGGCACGGCCCATTTTGTCACCTCGTTCGGCCAGGCGATCGGCCTCAGGGTGTTCCAGCCGCTGCCCTATACCTGCTGTCCGGCGCCGACCAATGCGCCGGGGATCATCAACCGCATGAATGTGCCGCGCAAATGGCTGAGCCGGGCGATCCCGAAAACCATCAGCCACTGTGTGTGGACTTTCCTCGATGTGAATGAGGCCTTTGACTTTTACAGCCAGCGGCTCGGCTTCAGGATGAGCGACATCCAGAAGGGGGTCGGCATCTATATCCGCGCCGGCCGCTCCACCAACCACCATAACATCATGCTGGCCGATGCGGACCAGGTGCTGTTCGGCTTTGACGGCAAGTTCCGGTTCCACCATGTCAACTTCGGGGTCGAGGACCTGGACGAGATCATGGCCGGCAAGAACTATATGACCCGCAAGGGTTACGGCGACAACGGCTGGGGCTTTGGCCGCCACCGGGTCAGTTCCGAACTGTTCCTCTATATGCCGTCGCCGGCCGGAGGCGAAGTGGAGTATGGCGCCGACTGCGACCAGGTTGATGGCAACTGGCGTCCGCGGGTATGGGGCGCCGCCTTTGCCGCCTTTACCTTCATTCACGACATGCCGGACTGGCTCAAGGAGCATGAGCCGGAATGGGATGTCAGCTATGTCACCCCCGAAACCGCGCGATATGTGCCGATAAAGGGCTGAATGCAGACCGCCGGACACGAGCATCAGGAGCGGGAACGCGTCGTTGTTGTCACCGGCGCGAGCCGTGGCGTGGGCAAAGGCATTGCTCTTGCCCTGGGGGCAACAGGGGCGACCGTATATGTCACCGGTCGCACGGCCAGCATGAGCAGGGAGCCGGCGCCAGGGACCATCCAGCACACTGCCAAACTGATTAAAGAGGCGGGCGGCATAGGCATCCCCGTGGTCTGTGATCACAGCGATGATAAGCAGGTCCGGGCCTTGTTCAGCCAGATTGAGGAGTATCACGGATACCTGGATATCCTTGTCAACAATGCCGCCCATGTCTCATCGGATATCGGCGCCGACGGACCATTCTGGAAGCGCTCGCTCGACCTGATCAAGATGATGGGTGTAGGGGTTCGCTCCACTTATATCTCAAGCTACTATGGTGCCCCCCTGTTGCTGAAAAGCCAGGCCGGGCTGCTGGTCAATCCGTCCGGTTATGCCGGCGGCTGTTACCTGCACGGGCCGGCCTATGGCGCCTGCAAGGCGGCAATTGACAAAATGTCGGTGGATATGGGCATCGATTTCCAGCCCCATAATGTTTGCGCCGTCTCTCTGTGGATGGGTTTGGTCGGGACCGAACAGGTGCAGAAGCTGATCGATAGCCAGCCGGAGGTCTGGGGCGAGCGGGCCGCAGAAGTCGAATCGCCCCGGTTTATCGGCCGTGTCATCGACGCCCTCCAGAAAGCGCCCGACCGGATGGAGAGGAATGCAAAAGTGTGGATCGCCACCGAACTGGGCCGGGAACTGGGGGTCAAGGAGGACGATGGCTCCGACCCGGTCTCAAAACGCGATAAATTTGGTGGGCCTCGGGGGTATAATCCGCCGGTTTGGCATGGATAGCGGCAGGTTCTGAAAAAGGGTGAATATTTTTATCAGAATAAATTATCGAGATTATTCATTAATATTGACAAAATTGAATCGGTGCCGGATAATGCTCCGGATTTCAGACTTGGGAGTATAGAGATATGACGACGACCCTTGAGACCAGGGACATCAAACCGAAAATTGCTTCAGAAATTCTCAACAGCAAGGAAGAGCTGCTCAGTGGCGAGCTGGCTGCGGGAATTCGCGAATTACTCGAACAGCGCGGTGTGCTGGTTTTTCCGAAAATCAATTTCACCGATGAAGAGCAACTGGCTTTTACCCGGACCCTTGGTGACGTTGCCAGGGAACGCAGTGGGGAAGAGGTTTTCCCGATCTCTCTGGATCCCGAGAAATCTGCAGGCGTGGAATATCTGAAAGGGTCCTTCTACTGGCATTTTGACGGCACCATGCAGCCCAAGCCGATCCTGGCGTCCCTGCTGAGCTCCAAGGTGCTGCCGCCGAGCGGTGGTAATACGGAATTCTGTAATACCTATGCCGCCTATGACGAACTTTCCGACGAGGACAAGGCAAAGCTCGAGGGTCTTACGGTAATCCATTCTGCCTGGAATACACTTTACTATTACGAGCCGGAACCGGACCAGGAAAAGCTTGAACGATTCATGTCCGTGGGCGAGATTGAACTGCCCCTGGTCTGGACCCATAAATCCGGTCGCAAATCGCTGGTGCTGGGCTGTACCGCCCGTCATGTCGTCGGCATGGAGCACAAGGAAAGTGCGCTGTTGCTCAACAGGCTGCGTGAATGGGCAACCAGCGAGCCGTTCCATTACAGTCACGAATGGTCCGTCGGCGACTTGGTGATGTGGGACAACACCGGCACCCTGCATCGCGCCATGCCTTATCCGCTG comes from Emcibacter nanhaiensis and encodes:
- a CDS encoding LysR family transcriptional regulator, translated to MHFKGLDLNLIVILDALLEEQSVTKAAERVHVSQPAVSAALAKLRQHTGDEILEKVGREFVLTPRAQAMVKPVKELLIQIESTILSGAEFDPTVTERTFRIAMSSYAAEVLMAGLVEKIANSYPGISCIMEEISSETLSRVETGNIDCAITFQQTKLINPSSSIEEFSYTHAFSDEWVLIAAIDNDQVTEQLTYEEFCSLPYIETRLARILSSFVESTLDHQSLRPRPTLSVPSFELAITCVMNSDCVAVVPALLINDHLRKYVKTIKPPFDIPAIGEFLVWHSRSDADPGHTWFRELVVEVARESQKKAKPRYC
- a CDS encoding flavin reductase family protein; this encodes MTTTKDFDGRELRNVLGRFYTGVTVVTSVARDGTACGVTANSFTSVSLEPPLVLWNQALTSQSHPVYCEADRFVINILAEDQVDVSQRFARPGEDKFNSIATSRGLGGVPVIDGCCAVLECRKVATHEGGDHAIFIGQVEHIISSDRSPLLFGDGKYMKALPLEPNGQR
- a CDS encoding thiamine pyrophosphate-binding protein gives rise to the protein MQDNRVAVYEALATDIKELGVECVFGLMSDDTAQLIAMIDSVGVRFYGARHENNAISMAEGYAAATGRLAIVIIGRGPGTTNSMNGANYANRTGSPVLMIYGDAPNVDKAPNSVGPDRKSLDTMALLHAAGIKTFRANDATTARRTFVQAAAAAHSGAVAYLLPSNVQQAQVDPVATAPGTIEPVPYTPQPARDSALKVAVSLIEKSRKPLIIAGIGAYAAGAREEIIRLADHIGAALVTTMKAKDMFRGHPFNCGILGSFSNVGGRRLIEQADCVIAIGASLNQQTTSFATAIPEGLPVIHIDRSRPSIGRWFDADIGLVGDAKLVSEQLINTIPSRDKSEMEMRCEENARWLADFDMKDDYEEMSTPRTMDGRSLALELDKLLPEDRNLVWDSGNMLGTVPYLSCPGPSHFKHTGDTASIGMGFGTAMGFAAGTPERTTVLLMGDGSFLMNMGELETVAREYIPLVIILMNDCAYGAELHFLQGQGMPVQLSQFPDIDFAPVAESFGFETATVRTLDELRALAPMLENPDGPIFLDCKINASVVAAFMHEGPAHNAKK
- a CDS encoding VOC family protein, with protein sequence MALKIVGIHHHGVRVGDNGESLDDVFDFYTNVLGMNHDKSRPNIIPGWWMNTGGSGQIHLMGGELPSPVAKGPGQDPATPHVALAVENVIEAREELDRMGVEYYTANAGELQQVFVHDPCGNMIELHQFDKCRCTSANRGESE
- a CDS encoding acyl-CoA dehydrogenase family protein, coding for MSSRSFADVSYDEAVKRAADMVPALRERAPRAEQERIVLPETMAELHESGVLRALQPKRYGGMELDFVSVFDICYELGRGCASTAWTASNLLIHHWMLALWDDKAQQEVWGQDPDAGIASGVIPAQGQATPVDGGYQVSGRWNFSSGVHVSTWNMLAATVRDGDKVLDYILIVIPESQYEVIDDWQVLGMRSTGSMTVEAKDIFVPEHMVISMNALVGGDNFPGVASNPGPCYKVALSMLSGHVISSAVVGNAQAALELTTESIKQRSAVTSGAKLRDIQAIQMRIGAAGARIDAARQLIRGDMIEGQELANRGEVPDQERKLRSKRNVSYGVQLCTEAVDMLHTLAGANGIYDNYPIQRIFRDAHAGGSHILFAGDMNYSIWGLCALGGEITNPLL
- a CDS encoding VOC family protein — translated: MKQGRSTVPITGIAEIIYGVEDFDTCVEFFEDYGLSRLESGSDHALFSVISGQQIRVYPLGDDRVPKSELMGPGVQECIWAVPRQQDLDGLVADLSRDHEVTIDETGTAHFVTSFGQAIGLRVFQPLPYTCCPAPTNAPGIINRMNVPRKWLSRAIPKTISHCVWTFLDVNEAFDFYSQRLGFRMSDIQKGVGIYIRAGRSTNHHNIMLADADQVLFGFDGKFRFHHVNFGVEDLDEIMAGKNYMTRKGYGDNGWGFGRHRVSSELFLYMPSPAGGEVEYGADCDQVDGNWRPRVWGAAFAAFTFIHDMPDWLKEHEPEWDVSYVTPETARYVPIKG
- a CDS encoding SDR family NAD(P)-dependent oxidoreductase, with the translated sequence MQTAGHEHQERERVVVVTGASRGVGKGIALALGATGATVYVTGRTASMSREPAPGTIQHTAKLIKEAGGIGIPVVCDHSDDKQVRALFSQIEEYHGYLDILVNNAAHVSSDIGADGPFWKRSLDLIKMMGVGVRSTYISSYYGAPLLLKSQAGLLVNPSGYAGGCYLHGPAYGACKAAIDKMSVDMGIDFQPHNVCAVSLWMGLVGTEQVQKLIDSQPEVWGERAAEVESPRFIGRVIDALQKAPDRMERNAKVWIATELGRELGVKEDDGSDPVSKRDKFGGPRGYNPPVWHG
- a CDS encoding TauD/TfdA dioxygenase family protein, translating into MTTTLETRDIKPKIASEILNSKEELLSGELAAGIRELLEQRGVLVFPKINFTDEEQLAFTRTLGDVARERSGEEVFPISLDPEKSAGVEYLKGSFYWHFDGTMQPKPILASLLSSKVLPPSGGNTEFCNTYAAYDELSDEDKAKLEGLTVIHSAWNTLYYYEPEPDQEKLERFMSVGEIELPLVWTHKSGRKSLVLGCTARHVVGMEHKESALLLNRLREWATSEPFHYSHEWSVGDLVMWDNTGTLHRAMPYPLDCGRELHRTKLEGEEPIAA